One genomic segment of Stenotrophomonas sp. 704A1 includes these proteins:
- the atpB gene encoding F0F1 ATP synthase subunit A, producing MAGEALTPTSYIQHHLHNLTAGHGTPWAIHVDTLVTSLLMGLVMVVAFWMATRKATAGVPGKWQAFVEICLEFVDRQAKDTYHGTSKLVTPIAITIFFWILLMNLIKMIPADFIAKPLELMGVPYWKPVPTADVNATLGMSISVFFLMLFFALRSKGIGGFTKEFLTAPFGKWMMPFNLILNIVEWLSKPISLAMRLFGNMFGGEIVFLLIWVLGGAGIAGMFAGAFAGFGWMLFHLLVIPLQAFIFMMLSIVYLSLSEDAH from the coding sequence ATGGCAGGCGAGGCGCTTACTCCCACCTCCTACATCCAGCATCACCTGCACAATCTGACTGCAGGTCATGGCACCCCGTGGGCAATCCACGTGGACACGCTGGTGACCTCGCTGCTGATGGGCCTGGTGATGGTCGTCGCCTTCTGGATGGCGACCCGCAAGGCCACTGCGGGGGTGCCGGGCAAGTGGCAGGCCTTCGTCGAGATCTGCCTGGAGTTCGTTGACCGCCAGGCCAAGGACACCTACCACGGCACCAGCAAGCTGGTGACCCCGATCGCGATCACGATCTTCTTCTGGATCCTCCTGATGAACCTCATCAAGATGATCCCGGCCGATTTCATCGCCAAGCCGCTCGAACTGATGGGCGTGCCGTACTGGAAGCCGGTCCCGACCGCCGACGTCAATGCCACGCTGGGCATGTCGATCAGCGTGTTCTTCCTGATGCTGTTCTTCGCGCTGCGCTCCAAGGGTATTGGTGGCTTCACCAAGGAATTCCTGACCGCGCCGTTCGGCAAGTGGATGATGCCGTTCAACCTGATCCTGAACATCGTCGAGTGGCTGAGCAAGCCGATTTCGCTGGCGATGCGACTGTTCGGCAACATGTTCGGCGGTGAAATCGTGTTCCTGCTGATCTGGGTGCTGGGCGGTGCAGGTATCGCCGGCATGTTTGCAGGCGCGTTCGCCGGCTTCGGCTGGATGCTGTTCCACCTGCTGGTGATCCCGCTGCAGGCCTTCATCTTCATGATGCTGTCCATCGTGTACCTGAGCCTGTCGGAAGACGCTCACTGA